Proteins from a genomic interval of Mustela lutreola isolate mMusLut2 chromosome 4, mMusLut2.pri, whole genome shotgun sequence:
- the LOC131830498 gene encoding uncharacterized protein LOC131830498, with the protein MDPGPGDEGAALAISPLRSGEKFHLFVSYSSVDAVWTRGLIGRLEADLPGLRVCLHERDFTPGRNVLENMAECIQQSQKVLLVLSQDFVRSRWCLLEADLSLFGYCLERKPVIPVLLRPCQVPLHLSHLTYLEATDSRFYRKLGQLLCHASHRLECALPARRPAPALYSGKALLSLSCINRDSLPSWKVGSFSTLVIPDPLKEVLEDPEVYRHALGILNGVRSPRSCLRYVGCRVPLGIFLIVLSLMAFVLAVVLGLQRSPPAERFYLVSATGFFCPLLIVLGVNALCWFRRFSREKMRELALRVGEANVLLAPHSLLMGCDTMNKLYFVYVLLEDCRQVFLRAPDGEALFREALLRFSSSYTCCVAHAHFPAWEDAQGTPGHLELGLCFCQFVSLQLKTPQGLGVNPV; encoded by the coding sequence ATGGATCCTGGCCCTGGGGACGAGGGCGCGGCGCTGGCCATCTCCCCTCTGCGGTCGGGCGAGAAGTTCCACCTGTTTGTGAGCTACAGCAGCGTGGACGCTGTGTGGACGCGCGGGCTCATCGGCCGGCTGGAGGCCGACCTCCCGGGGCTGCGGGTCTGCCTGCACGAGCGGGACTTCACCCCGGGCCGGAATGTCCTGGAGAACATGGCCGAGTGCATCCAGCAGAGCCAGAAAGTGCTGCTGGTGCTGAGCCAGGACTTCGTGCGGAGCCGGTGGTGCCTCCTGGAGGCCGACCTGTCTCTCTTCGGCTACTGCCTGGAGAGGAAGCCGGTCATCCCCGTCCTGCTGCGGCCCTGCCAGGTCCCGCTGCACCTCAGCCACCTGACCTACCTGGAGGCCACGGACAGTCGCTTCTACCGCAAGCTGGGGCAGCTGCTGTGCCACGCCAGCCACCGCCTGGAGTGCGCCCTGCCCGCCCGGCGCCCGGCGCCCGCCCTCTACAGTGGGAAGGCCCTGCTGAGCCTAAGCTGCATCAACAGGGACAGCCTGCCCTCGTGGAAGGTGGGGTCCTTCAGCACCCTCGTCATCCCAGACCCCCTGAAGGAGGTGCTAGAGGACCCCGAGGTCTACAGGCACGCCCTGGGCATCCTGAACGGCGTGCGGTCCCCCAGGTCCTGCCTCCGCTACGTGGGCTGCAGGGTCCCGCTGGGCATCTTCCTGATCGTCCTCTCCTTGATGGCGTTCGTTCTCGCCGTCGTTCTGGGGCTGCAGAGAAGCCCGCCGGCCGAGCGCTTCTACCTAGTGTCCGCCACGGGTTTTTTCTGCCCTCTGCTCATCGTCCTGGGCGTGAACGCCCTGTGCTGGTTCCGGAGGTTCTCTCGGGAGAAGATGCGGGAGCTGGCGCTCCGGGTGGGCGAGGCCAACGTGCTGCTGGCGCCCCACTCGCTGCTGATGGGCTGCGACACCATGAACAAGCTCTACTTCGTGTACGTGCTGCTGGAGGACTGCCGCCAGGTCTTCCTGCGGGCCCCCGACGGCGAGGCCCTGTTCCGAGAGGCCCTGCTGCGCTTCTCTTCCAGCTACACTTGCTGCGTGGCCCACGCGCACTTCCCCGCCTGGGAAGACGCCCAGGGGACTCCGGGCCACCTGGAGCTGGGCCTGTGCTTCTGCCAGTTCGTGTCTCTGCAGCTGAAGacaccccagggtcttggggttaACCCCGTGTGA